Proteins co-encoded in one Dasypus novemcinctus isolate mDasNov1 chromosome 6, mDasNov1.1.hap2, whole genome shotgun sequence genomic window:
- the PYROXD2 gene encoding pyridine nucleotide-disulfide oxidoreductase domain-containing protein 2 translates to MAARSRGLCRALPASPCRAWRQAHSAAGGRLKPEYDAVVIGAGHNGLVAAAYLQRLGVNTVVFERRHVVGGAAVTEEIIPGFKFSRASYLLSLLRPQIYTDLELKKHGLRLHLRNPYSFTPILEEGPGGTVPRSLLLGTDMAENQKQIAQFSRKDAQAFPRYEAFMNRLAAAIDPLLDAAPVDVAAFRHGSLLQRLKALSTLKPLLQAGLILGAQLPQYYQVLTAPITKVLDQWFESEPLKATLATDAVIGAMTSPHTPGSGYVLLHHVMGGLEGTPGAWGYVQGGMGALSDAIASSATAHGASIFTEKTVAKVQVGSGGRVQGVVLQDGAEVRSKVVLSNASPQSTFLKLTPQEWLPEAFIKTVSQLDTQSPVTKINVAVDRLPSFLAAPNTPSGRPQPHHQCSIHLNCEDTLLLHRAFEDAVDGLPSHRPLIELCIPSSLDPTLAPPGCHVVSLFTQYTPYTLAGGKVWDEQERNAYADKVFDCIEAYAPGFRRSVVGRDILTPPDLERIFGLPGGNIFHCAMSLDQLYFARPMPLHSSYRSPLQGLYLCGSGAHPGGGVMGAAGRNAAHVVFRDLRSM, encoded by the exons ATGGCTGCTAGAAGCCGAGGTCTCTGCAGGGccctgcctgcctctccctgcCGAGCTTGGAGACAAGCTCACTCTGCAGCCGGAGGACGCCTGAAGCCTGAGTACGATGCGGTGGTGATTGGAGCAG GACACAACGGGCTGGTAGCT GCGGCATACCTGCAGAGGCTGGGGGTGAACACGGTGGTCTTTGAGAGGCGCCACGTGGTTGGGGGAGCAGCGGTCACGGAGGAGATCATCCCAG GGTTTAAGTTCTCCCGCGCATCCTACCTCCTCAGCCTGCTGAGGCCGCAGATATACACAGACCTGGAGCTAAAG AAACACGGGCTGAGACTGCATCTTCGAAACCCCTACTCCTTCACCCCCATCCTGGAAGAGGGCCCAGGGGGCACGGTGCCCAGGTCCCTTCTGCTGGGCACAGACATGGCAGAAAACCAGAAGCAGATTGCCCAGTTCTCACGGAAGGATGCCCAG GCCTTTCCGAGATACGAGGCGTTCATGAATCGCTTGGCGGCAGCCATCGACCCCCTGCTGGACGCAGCCCCGGTGGACGTGGCGGCCTTCCGGCATGGTTCCCTGCTGCAACGTCTCAAGGCACTCTCCACCCTCAAGCCCCTGCTGCAGGCAG GCCTCATCCTGGGAGCCCAGCTTCCCCAGTATTACCAGGTCCTCACAGCTCCAATCACCAAG GTGCTGGATCAGTGGTTTGAGTCCGAGCCTCTAAAAGCCACTCTTGCCACAGATGCCGTGATTGGAGCCATGACAAGTCCCCACACTCCAGGGAGCGG GTATGTGCTGCTGCATCATGTGATGGGGGGCCTGGAGGGGACACCGGGGGCCTGGGGCTACGTCCAGGGTGGCATGGGTGCCCTCTCTGATGCCATCGCCAGCTCAGCCACTGCACATGGAGCAAGTATCTTTACTGAAAAG ACCGTGGCGAAGGTGCAGGTGGGCAGTGGGGGCCGCGTGCAGGGAGTCGTGCTGCAGGACGGCGCGGAGGTGAGGAGCAAGGTGGTGCTGTCCAACGCGTCACCCCAGAGCACCTTCCTGAAGCTGACGCCGCAG gagtggcttCCTGAGGCATTCATCAAAACCGTTTCTCAGCTGGACACCCAGTCCCCTGTCACCAAGATCAACG tggctgtggacaggctgcCCAGCTTCCTGGCTGCCCCGAACACTCCGAGTGGCCGGCCACAGCCCCATCACCAGTGCTCCATCCACCTGAACTGTGAGGACACCCTCCTCCTCCATCGGGCCTTCGAGGACGCCGTGGACGGCCTCCCTTCCCACAG GCCTCTGATCGAGCTCTGCATCCCCTCCTCTCTGGACCCCACCCTGGCTCCCCCCGGCTGCCACGTGGTCTCCCTCTTCACTCAGTACACTCCCTACACGCTGGCCGGAGGCAAGGTCTGGGATGAGCAGGAGAGAAATGCCTACGCAGACAAAG TGTTCGACTGCATCGAAGCCTATGCCCCCGGCTTCAGGCGCTCTGTGGTGGGCAGAGACATCCTCACGCCACCCGACTTGGAGAGAATCTTTGGGCTTCCCGGAGGG AATATATTCCACTGCGCCATGTCCCTGGACCAGCTCTACTTTGCCCGCCCCATGCCCCTGCACTCCAGTTACCGCTCTCCCCTCCAGGGCCTGTATCTCTGTGGAAGTGGGGCTCATCCCG GAGGAGGTGTCATGGGCGCCGCTGGACGCAATGCAGCCCACGTGGTCTTTAGGGACCTCCGGAGCATGTGA